From Anopheles darlingi chromosome 2, idAnoDarlMG_H_01, whole genome shotgun sequence, the proteins below share one genomic window:
- the LOC125958325 gene encoding glycerol-3-phosphate dehydrogenase, mitochondrial produces MASRFRRFGVTAAGIAIGAALSTYALQSRDGSHYQVQMEEMQRIRRKRTLPPRSEQIRALQSGEEYDVLIIGGGATGAGCALDSVTRGLKTALVEADDFASGTSSRSTKLIHGGVRYLQKAILGLDIEQYRMVKEALHERASMLRSAPHLTRPLPIMLPVYTWWQIPYFWVGIKAYDFVAGDRNVKSSYYLSRDDALELFPMLRGDKLRGAIVYYDGQQDDARMCLAIALTAARHGASITNHVEVLELLKKKDEATGKNVVCGAKVRDNISKKEWTIKAKCVINATGPFTDAIRQMDNPTVKQICCPSSGVHIVLPGYYSPQQMGLLDPDTSDGRVIFFLPWLNGTIAGTTDSPCDVTRSPTPTEDEIQFILSEIKNYLNKDVDVRRGDVLSAWSGIRPLVSDPNKDDTQSLARNHIVHVSDSQLVTIAGGKWTTYRAMAEHTLDAAIKACNLKPERGCVTDGLWIEGAQGWTPTMYIRLVQDLGLEVEVAKHLAISYGDRAFAVAKLATLTGKRWPIIGKKLHPEFPYIDAEVRYGIREYACTCIDMISRRLRLSFLNVQAAIEALPQIADIMAEELKWSKEEKENQIKSCEHFLQTQMGHQANRSLKDKVPINLSKEEVNMYVKRFETIDKEKKGYVSITDIKRAMKSFGDTEVSGEELHGILKEIDTNMNGQVELEEYLQMMSAIKSGFVSHSRFAAVAEQEEIRKEQERLKKQITIERSGAFTSPRK; encoded by the exons ATGGCTTCGAGGTTCAGAAGATTCGGTGTAACGGCCGCTGGTATCGCGATCGGTGCTGCTCTGTCCACATACGCTCTTCAAAGCAGAGATGGCTCGCACTATCAG GTGCAAATGGAGGAAATGCAGCGTATACGCCGCAAGCGCACTCTTCCGCCACGGTCAGAGCAGATCCGCGCACTGCAAAGCGGTGAAGAGTATGATGTGCTGATCATTGGCGGTGGTGCAACGGGTGCAGGTTGTGCGTTGGACTCGGTAACGCGCGGTCTCAAGACGGCCCTGGTCGAGGCAGATGATTTTGCCAGCGGTACCTCGTCGCGCTCGACCAAACTGATCCACGGAGGTGTGCGCTATCTGCAGAAAGCCATCCTTGGA CTGGATATCGAGCAGTACCGGATGGTGAAGGAAGCTTTGCACGAACGTGCCTCGATGCTGCGATCGGCACCACATCTTACTCGTCCGCTGCCAATCATGCTGCCAGTGTACAC TTGGTGGCAGATACCCTATTTCTGGGTAGGCATCAAGGCGTACGACTTCGTGGCCGGTGATCGTAACGTCAAGAGCTCGTACTATCTGTCTCGTGACGATGCACTCGAACTGTTCCCGATGCTGCGTGGTGACAAACTGCGCGGTGCCATCGTTTACTACGACGGCCAACAGGACGATGCTCGTATGTGTCTGGCCATCGCTTTAACGGCTGCTCGCCACGGTGCCTCCATTACCAACCACGTCGAGGTACTGGAGCTGCTAAAGAAGAAGGACGAGGCGACCGGCAAGAACGTGGTGTGCGGTGCGAAGGTGCGCGACAACATTAGCAAGAAGGAATGGACGATCAAGGCGAAGTGTGTGATCAATGCAACCGGTCCGTTCACCGATGCCATTCGCCAGATGGACAACCCCACGGTGAAGCAAATTTGTTGCCCAAGTTCGGGAGTGCACATCGTGCTGCCCGGATACTACAGCCCGCAGCAGATGGGTCTCCTGGATCCGGACACATCCGATGGTCGTgtcatcttcttcttgcccTGGTTAAACGGTACGATCGCTGGTACTACCGACTCACCGTGCGACGTGACACGCTCGCCTACTCCGACCGAGGATGAGATTCAGTTCATCCTGAGCGAAATCAAGAACTACCTTAACAAGGACGTTGACGTACGCCGTGGTGATGTGCTATCGGCTTGGAGTGGCATCCGGCCGCTCGTGTCCGATCCTAACAAGGACGACACGCAGTCCCTAGCACGTAACCATATCGTGCATGTCAGTGACTCGCAGCTGGTGACGATAGCCGGTGGCAAGTGGACAACGTATCGTGCAATGGCCGAACATACGCTCGATGCAGCCATCAAGGCCTGCAATCTGAAACCAGAGCGGGGCTGCGTGACCGATGGACTGTGGATCGAGGGTGCCCAAGGCTGGACACCGACCATGTATATCCGTTTGGTGCAGGATCTGGGACTGGAAGTCGAGGTTGCCAAGCATCTGGCCATCTCGTACGGGGATCGTGCGTTCGCTGTCGCCAAGCTGGCCACGCTAACCGGCAAACGCTGGCCCATCATCGGCAAAAAACTTCACCCTGAGTTCCCGTACATTGATGCCGAGGTCCGGTACGGTATTCGCGAGTACGCCTGTACCTGTATTGATATGATTTCGCGCCGTCTGCGGCTGTCCTTCCTGAACGTGCAGGCCGCGATTGAGGCACTACCACAGATCGCTGACATTATGGCGGAGGAGCTGAAGTGgtcgaaggaggagaaggaaaatcaaatcaagtCGTGCGAACACTTCCTGCAAACGCAGATGGGCCACCAGGCTAACCGATCGCTCAAGGATAAGGTTCCGATCAATCTGTCCAAGGAGGAGGTCAACATGTACGTCAAACGCTTCGAGACGATCgacaaggagaagaagggctACGTTTCGATTACGGACATTAAGCGAGCGATGAAATCGTTCGGTGACACTGAGGTCTCCGGTGAGGAGCTGCACGGCATCCTGAAGGAAATTGACACCAACATGAACGGACAGGTTGAGCTGGAAGAGTACCTTCAG ATGATGTCCGCCATCAAGTCCGGATTCGTGTCCCACTCTCGGTTTGCGGCTGTGGCCGAGCAGGAGGAAATCCGCAAGGAACAGGAGCGCCTGAAGAAGCAGATCACCATCGAACGCTCAGGAG CGTTCACTAGTCCAAGGAAGTAA